The Aestuariibius sp. HNIBRBA575 nucleotide sequence CAATCAATGTGCGGGCTGTGGTGTTTATCGGCATCGCCGATTGGCGCAGATCAACGGGAATTAGCCGCGCGAGGACCTGTTCAACCTGTGCCCCCTGCAATCGGATGACGGCCCATGCCCCGGTCTGATCTGTCATCGCGGCAAGCGGCGTCGGGGGCAATTTCGCCTCAAAAATCAGCGCCTGCCCCGGCCCCAGCCACATCGCGCGTACTCGCCCGTGATTTGGCGCGGTATTAGGGGTGGGAAACGGCACACCGATCTTTTCCATCAGCCATTCAGAAATCACCGTATCTTGTCCCCGAAAGGGCGCAAGTGATGTGATGCGTTTTGGGACCACTTCGGACAAAGAGACCTGTCCAATTGTTTTTGCACTCCAATCGGAAAGCGCAGAAATTGGTTTAAGTTCAATCATGTAGGCGATCTCCGCTTAGGTCAAAGAAAACGGGATCACATATTTCAACGGTCACATCAGCACCATGCAAATGATCAACCATGCGCAAATGGTCGCCAATGCGCGCGCGCCCATTGCGTAAAAATCCCAATCCCAAATAACTGGATAACGTTGGCGAATATCCAACCGATGTCAGATATCCGAGATCATTTTCGCGGCGCGCCCGAACGTCGGATTCAAACAAATGCGCCCCGGCATGCAGCATTTGATCCGATGCAATCGTGCGAATGCCGACCATTTGTTCACGAGATGCCCCCAGCAGACCCGGCCGACGAGAGGCAGAAAAGCCAACACAATCCTTTTTGCGTGACACCATGCGATCCATGCCGATGTCATCCATCGTGATGCGTCCGTGAATTTCTGCATGGGTCAAAAACCCTTTTTCAATCCGCAACACATTTAACGCTTCCATCCCATAGGGCCCACCGCCAAGCGATTGGGTATGGTGCAGCAATGTTGAAAACAACGCCGCCCCATATTGGGTAGGAACCGCGATTTCGTAGGCATGTTCCCCCGAAAAAGAGATACGGAACAGCCGCGCAGATGTGCCCGCGATCGACACATCCCCACAACTCATGAACGGAAACTGGTCACGCCCCAAAGGCGTATCCAATATTTTATTCAGCAAATCCCGTGATTTAGGACCCGCGACGGCAAATTGCGCCCATTGTTCGGTCACCGAAATCGTGTGAACATCCATGTGTTTGCAATGGGACTGACGCAAGAAATCCAGATGCATCATCACCTGCCCCGCAGCGGCAGTGGTGGTGGTCATTACATAGTGATCGGGCGCCAAACACGCCGTGGTTCCGTCATCCATGACATGGCCATCTTCGCGCAGCATAATCCCATAGCGCACCCGACCCGGCTTTAGCGTTGAAAACGTATTGGCATAGGCAAAGTCTAAAAACGCAGCAGCGTCAGGACCTTGGACGTCAATTTTGCCCAGCGTCGAGACATCGCAAATCCCGACATGTTCGCGAACCATTTTCACTTCTCTATCGCAGCTTTGACGCCAGTGGGTTTCACCGTGAATTGGATAATAGCTGGCCCGGTGCCACAACCCGGCCTCGATTTGTGGCGCGCCGAGCTTTTTCGACATTGCGTGTGAAGTCAGCAACCGATGCGGCGCAAAACCCTGACCTTGGGCCCCTGCCCCCATCGCACCAATTGAGACGGGCGTATAGGGCGGGCGAAATGTGGTGGTTCCAGTTTCAGGAATGCCGCGCCCGGTTGCATCCGCCAAAATTGCCAAGGCCACAACATTTGAATTTTTGCCCTGATCGGTGGCCATACCTTGGGTTGTGTAGCGCTTCATATGTTCAACAGACCGCATGTTTTCCTGTGCTGCCTGTCGGACATCTTTGGTGGTGACGTCGTTTTGAAAATCCAGCCATTTCCGCCCCTTACCGACGGTTTCCCACAAAGGGGAAATACGATAGGGATCATCCTGGGCATCAGGTATTGTGACGTTTTTCACCTTAAAGTTCAGGTCGTTACAGATTGCCTCTGCGGCACTCACCCCGTCCTTTAAACATGCGGCGGTGGACATTATTCCGTTTGCCGCCCCGCAGGTGATCAGACCCGGAACAGTGTCTGGCCTAGGAACAAACGCCGCCAAATCCGGGTTCCAAACAGGTCGATTGTTCAGATGACAGGTCAAATGTACCGAAGGGTTCCACCCCCCCGAAACGGCCAGTCCATCCACCTGCAAATCAGTGACCTTTGCCCCCTGACAGACCCGGATACCATTGATTTTGTGTCGCCCCTGCGCCGATGAAATCTGGCCACCTGCCAGTACTGGAAATGCGTCGGACGCCGCAATGTCAGGCCGTGGATCAATCAATGCAACCACGTCTATTCCGGCATCCGATAAATCATGCGCCGTTTGATGCGCATCATCATTGTTGCCAAAAACCGCGATCCTTTGCCCCGGAACCACCCCCCAGCGATTTAAATACGACCGCATTGCCCCAGCGGTCATAATCCCCGGTCGGTCATTATTTGCAAACGCAATGGGCCGTTCCAATGCGCCCGCGGCCAAAACAGTGCGTTTTGCTGCGATCCGCCAAAAACACTCTAGCGATTTATCAGCTTGGCGCGGATGATGATGGCCAACCTTTTCCAGCGCGCCAAACGTCCCCTGATCGTAAACCCCGGTGATGGTCGTCCGGGGCATCAGCCGCACATTATCCATATGTGACAATTGGATAATCATGTCCTGCGCCCAGATCGCAGATGGTTTTCCATCGACCTCTTGGGTCTCAGACAAAAGCCGCCCGCCCATTTGAAAATCTTCGTCAGCCAAAATGACATCGGCCCCCGAACGCGCAGCGGACCATGCCGCCATCAACCCCGATGGCCCAGCGCCGATGACCAGAACATCGCAAAATGCATAGGCTTTTTCGTACCTGTCCGTGTTGGCCAAGCCGCTTAATGCGCCCAATCCTGCCGCCCGACGGATCACTGGTTCATAGAGTTTTTCCCAGAATGATTTGGGCCACATAAAGGTTTTATAATAAAATCCAGCGCCCAAAAAAGAGGCCGCCAAATTGGTGATCGACATCAGATCAAACCCCAATGACGGCCAACGGTTTTGGCTTGTGGCCTCCAATCCTTCGTATAATTCCTGAGTTGTGGCGCGCGTGTTTGGGTCGGCCTGTGCGCCGCGGCCAATTGTCATCAAAGCGTTTGGCTCTTCGCTGCCCGCCGTCAACACGCCGCGTGGGCGATGATATTTGAACGATCGCCCCAACAAATGCACGTCATTCGCCATCAATGCCGATGCCAGCGTGTCCCCGGTCCGGCCTGTCAACTGCCGTCCGTCAAATTGAAATCGAATGTCCGATTGATCCGAATAGATGCCTTTTCCCGGAATTCTCATGATCGGGCATCCGTCGCCGTTTGCGTGGCATTAATTGCATGTGTGACGGTGTTACGATGCACAACAATCCAGGTGCCGCAAGGGCCGTGATACCACAAATCCTTGTGTGATCCTGCGGGGTTATCCCGATTGTGCAAATAGTCATCCCACATATCCGGCCCTGCATCCGCAGCGGGTCGATCCAAGGCCAATTCCGCACCTTGATAGGTGAATTCCCGGAGGTCACGTTCGCCACAATAAGGACAGGTTAGCCTCATGTGTGGCCCCCGACTGCAAGTAGGCGATCGTCAATGCAAATTGTGTTGTGCACCTGTTGCCTCCTCATCCATCAAATTTTGCCCTGTTCGAAACCGGTCCAGTCGGAATTTGGCCGCTGGTGCGTGATGCTCATCTTTGGCGATTAAATGCGCAAAGCTGAACCCAGATCCCGGCACGGCTTTGAAACCGCCGTAACACCAACCGCAATTCAGATAGAGCCCGCCAATCTCGGTTTTGTCGATTATCGGCGATCCGTCCGGCGACATATCCATGATCCCCCCCCAAGACCGCAAAACTCGTGCCTTGGCGATGCCGGGCAAAACCGACATGCAGGATTCCATCGTATGTTCGGCCATGGGCAAATTCCCCCGCGCCGCATAAGAGGCGTAAAAATCCAAAAAGGACCCAAACACCAATCCACCTTTGTCTGATTGACTAATATACAGATGCCCTTCGGCAAAGGTCACAACTTGATCCAAGATCGGTTTTAACCCTTCTGTGACAAAGGCTTGTAAGATGTGACTTTCAATTGGGAGCCGCATGCCAGCCATTGCGGCAACCTGACTGGACCTGCCTGCCACGACAATGGCCACTTTTTTGGCTTTGATCTGACCGTGGCTGGTTTGAACACCGCGCACAGTGCCATTTTCGACATCGATGCCAGTGACTTCGCAGTTTTGGATCAAATCAACGCCCCGCCTATCTGCCCCGCGCGCATAACCCCAGGCAACCGCGTCATGGCGTGCCGTGCCACCCCGAGGATGCAATAGCCCGCCCATGATCGGAAAACGCGCATTGTCAAAATCCAACCCCGGCACGCGTTTTCTGACGGCTTCGCGATCCAGTAAAATCGCATCATCCCCTTGATTTACCATCGCATTTCCACGACGCACAAAGGCATCCCGCTGCCCATCAGAATGAAAGATATTCAACACGCCACGCTGAGACATCATCATATTGAAATTCAGCTCTTGCTCCATCCCTTCCCACAGTTTCAGGGAATGCGAATAAAACTCTGAATTACCCGGAAGCCCATAATTGGCCCGCACAATTGTTGTGTTGCGCCCAACATTTCCCCCGCCCAGATATCCTTTTTCTAAGACGGCGATATTGCTCAGATTGTGTTCTTTGGCCAGATAATAGGCGGTTGCCAAACCATGGCCGCCGCCGCCGATCACGATGATATCGTATTCAGATTTGGGGGTCGGATCGCGCCATAACGGCCGCCACCCTTTGTTTCCTGTTAAGCCCTCTTTCAGTAATTTAAGGCCCGAAAACCGCATAAACCTGCCAGTCGTTAAGTGTGAATAGGTGTGTTTGTTTGATCCTATTCGCATTGGTCAGCCCATTTAAAAGACTTTTGCGACCCGGGTTGGTCTGTTCGCGACCATTATCAGCAATTAATTTGGTGTGGGATAAGGCGTTGGCCAGCAACCCAAAAGCTGCCGACATTGATGCCGGCAGCTCTGATAAATTTGATGTGAGCAGGTAGCGCCCATTTCTTGAGGAAAAGTGAAGCGTTATAGGCCTTTGGCTGTATAGCTCTGCGCGACGCGATCGATTGAAACCAGATAGGCCGCCGTGCGCAAATCTTCGACATCGCTGCGTTCATGCCAAACATTGCTCATGGACTGATAGGCTGTTCGCATCGTGTCATCCAAACCTGACCGCACCAATTCCAGCTCATCTGCGCCGCGTAGATACCGCTCTTTGAAATTGCCGTTCAAAGACCAGCGATCCCCCATGCTTTCATCCAGCCGTTCCAGTTCGCGCACGATCAATTCATGACGCGCCTCTTCCTGGCGGCGCTGCATCCGACCAAATCGGATATGCGACAGGTTTTTGACCCATTCAAAATAGGAAACGGTCACACCGCCCGCATTTGCATACATATCTGGGATGATAACCACCCCTTTTTCGCGCAGAATTTCATCCGCTCCGGCGGTGACTGGGCCGTTGGCTGCTTCAATGATCAAAGGGGCCTTAATGCGTGCCGCATTTTCAAGGTTAATCACCCCCTCAAGGGCCGCGGGGATCAGAATGTCGCAATCTTGTTCCAGCAACAAGGTGCCGTTTTCCACATAGGTGCCCGTTGGATAGCCTTTGACGCCGCCATGTTTGACAATCCAATGATGGACGGCTTCGACGTCGATCCCATCGGGGTCAAACACGCCGCCATCGCGTTCAATGATGCCTGTAACCAGCGATCCATCTTCTTCTTTTAGGAATTTCGCGGCGTGATAACCCACATTTCCCAGCCCCTGGACGATGACTTTTTTACCGTCCAAGCTGCCATCCAACCCGGCGGCGCGCACGTCATCAGGATGGCGGAAAAATTCACGTAATGCATATTGGACACCGCGCCCTGTCGCCTCGACGCGGCCCTGAATGCCGCCTGCATGGGCCGGTTTGCCGGTCACACAGGCATTGGCGTTGATGTCGGTGGTGTTCATGCGGCGATATTGATCCGCAATCCACGCCATTTCCCGTTCGCCCGTGCCCATATCAGGTGCAGGAACGTTCTGAGAGGGATGGATCAGGTCACGTTTGCACAATTCATAGGCAAAACGCCGGGTGATTTGTTCCATTTCGTGTTCATCCCATTCGCGAGGATCAACACATAACCCACCTTTGGATCCCCCAAACGGGGTTTCGACCAAGGCGCATTTGTAGGTCATCAAAGCGGCAAGCGCTTCGACTTCGTTTTGGTTAACCGAGGTTGCGAAACGAATGCCGCCTTTTACCGGTTCCATATGTTCAGAATGAACCGATCGATAGCCGGTAAACGTCTTCATTTCACCACGCAGACGCACCCCAAAGCGCACCGTATAGGTCGCGTTACAGACGCGAATTTTTTCTTCGATACCGGGTGCCAGATCCATCAGGGCCACGGCACGGTTAAACATAATATCGACGGATTCACGAAAGCTTGGTTCGCGCTGAGACATGGGTAGAGCTCCGGTTAATGGCAAATCACTGGATGATCCTGACGTGATTCGGTTAACAACTGCGACAATATTAGGCAGTGATTTGTCCCAATCTGGACTTTTCCACAGGTCAGACGACTTTTACGGAAATAATCGCGATTGATTTCTCGTTGCGCAACAATGCCCAGGCCTGCGCCGGGATTGTGTCTTAATAAATGGTTAATTGACCCAATTCGCCCCAAACCTCGCCTCATTCTGGCCCAGAATGAATGCGACAAAGGCTGCGGTGTAGTCTGTATTACGCCAGCCGGACCGATCCTGATACGGCAAATATTAGAGGTGAATTGTGAAAACCGCAGGCCAAATCGCAGCAAAGCGCGCTTCAGCGTTTCCTTGCCGCCCATTTATGGGGGGACAATCATGATGTTTGCCCGCCCGACGTTATCTTGGCTTCGCAAATTCCGTCGCGACGAAGACGGCAATTCCACCATCGAATTCGTGTTGGTCGTTCCGTTCATCATGACTATTTTCCTTTGTTCCTTTGAAATGGGTCTGATGATGATCCGCAATGTGATGCTGGAACGGGGTGTGGATCTGGCGGTGCGATCCGTCCGATTGGGGACCACAAATCAGGTCAACGCCGATCAACTGCGCGATATGGTCTGCAATGGCGCCGGGATTATCCCGGATTGCCAGAGCGCCGTTAAAATCGAAATGGTTCGGATTGATACAGCAGCATGGGTTGATATTCCGCGTGATGCGGATTGCGTCGATCGGAATGATCCCGCCGCCCCGGCGCGCAGCTTTACTACCGGGGGCATGAATGAGCTGATGGTCCTGCGCGTCTGCGCGCTGTTTGATCCCATCTTTCCCACAACAGGTCTGGGGTTCCGTATGCCCAAGGAATCCAACGGGGCATATGCCATCGTTACGACCTCTGCATTTGTCATGGAGCCAGGTTAAGCCATGTTTATCAACTCCAATCCCAAAGACTTTTTGACGCGCTTTCGCAAAGACGAAGATGGCGGCATGATCATTTTTTCACTGTATCTGTTTGTCATGATGCTGGCGATCGGAGGTATGGCCGTTGATCTGATGCGATTTGAAACGGCCCGCGCCCAATTGCAAAGCTGCACCGATACGGCGTTGCTGGCCGCGGCTGATTTGGATCAGGGAAACGACCCAGCCACCGTGTTCAATGATTATATGGACAAATGTGGCATGTCTGACTTTGTGCAAACCGGCAGCCCCGTGGTTGTCGAAGGCATCAATTACCGGTCCGTCACTGCGGATGCGACCATTGAATTGCCCACTTTGTTTATGAACATGATGGGCATCACCCAATTGGACGCGCCTTCGACCGGCACCGCAATAGAGAGCGTTTCAGAAGTTGAAATTTCGCTGGTGCTGGATATTTCCGGCTCTATGGGGTGGGCATCCAACACCGGAACGACAACCAAGCTTGAGGAATTGCAAGCGGCCGCAAATCTGTTTGTGGATATGATTTATCAGCGTTCTGATCCCGACGAAGTGTCGATCAGCATCATCCCCTATTCCACACAGGTGGCTTTGCCGCCCAATTTGCTGGACCAGTATAACGTGACCCGTGGGCACAATTATTCCAGCTGTGTGAACTTTGACTACGATGACTTTAACACTGTGTCATTGCCAACAAACCAAGCGCTGGAACACACACAGCATTTTGCCCCTTGGGGGAAATATGGCCCGGTGCGCTATGACCATTATAACCGGTCTTATGTATGTCGCCCCGAAGCTGCGTCTGCGATCCTGCCCATGAGCGGCGACCCAGATGTCCTGAAAGCCCATATCAACGCGTTGACCCCAGGTGGGAACACGTCCATCGATATTGGGGTGAAATGGGGCGTGGCACTGTTGGATCCATCCGCACAGCCTGCCATCAACGCATTGATCGCCAATAACGAAGTAAACTCTGTCTTCTCTGGTCGCCCCTATACCGTGGCCAGCGGTCAATCGATGAAAATCGTGATTGTGATGACGGATGGGAAAAACACCACGCAATATATGCTGGATGACACCCTGCGCGGGTCCATGTCCGACGTTTACGAAGATCCGGTTTCTGGCCACTACTTTGTGGATTCCGACGAAGAAGGCCACCGGGATGGCGACGGTATCCCCGACGAACGTTGGTTCTATCCGCGGGCGGAACGGTATGGCTGGGGCAACCAATGGCGTCGCGATTGGGAAGTGCCTGCCAACTTGCGTCAACTGCCCTATTCGGAACTCATGAACGAAGTGACGATGCAATATAACGCAGACTATCACTATGGTCGCCAGCACGACTGGTCGTCTGATTACAATTCCCAGTACAACAACATCCTGGAAACGGTAAATGCAGGGACCAAAAACAGTCGTCTAGATGACATTTGTGACGTCGCCAAAAGTGATCCAAACAATATGGTGGTCTACACGATCGGCTTTGAGGTTGACGATCCATCCGCGGCTGTGATGGCAGATTGCGCATCCTCGGCGTCCCACTTCTATCGTGTGGGTGGTCCAGAAATCATGGATGCGTTCCAATCCATCGCACGTCAGGTGAATGAACTGAGGCTCGTACAATGATGCGCACCCCTACCTTTCTCACCCGCTGCGGCATCTTGTTGCGAGATCGGATCGACCGGTTTCGCAGCGACGAACGGGGATCTGTTTCGATCGAAATGGTTCTGGTCGTCCCGATGTTGTTTTGGTGCTATCTGGGGATGTTCGTCTATTTTGACGCATTCCGCGCAAAGTCCGCGACGGAAAAGGCAACATTCACCATTGCCGACTTTATCGGCCGGATCGACAACCGCGAAATCGAAGACGTTGTGACCCCCGAAATCATTGATTCCATGTACGAATTGCATGGATTGTTGACCCATTCGCGCCTGCGCACTGGTGTGCGTATTTCGGTTATCAGCTGGAATGCCAATCGGGGCCGGTATTACCGGGTTTGGTCTGAATGGCGTGGCAGACGGGCGCGTGACACAGGTGGTCTGCGCGGTGTTGGTCGGTTGACCAACACCGCGCTTATTAGCCCCGAATACACGGATCGACTGCCGACAACGATGCTGCACACGGAACGCCTTATCTTGGTGGAAACATTTGCCATCTATGAACCGCCCTTTAATCTGGCTTGGGACGCATTTGGAACAGGTCAAGAAACATTTGGCCCGCATATCAAGCCGTATCAAATGGATACGTTGGTGTTTTACCGCCCTCGGTTCAGCGAACGGATTTGTTTCAACGACGATCCCAATTATGATCCGGTCGCGGCCGTGTGCTAATCAGCGGGACGCAATCCGAAACGCGATTTGTTCGGCCATAAATTTGGACGCCCCGGCAGAGGTAACCCCGCCAACGCCAACCCGGCGCCCCAATGCCCAATACAGCCCCGGCGCCCAGGCGCGGGGCTGTTTTTCGGTCAAAACAAGTGTAAATCCATTAGACGGCTTAAACGCAAAAACGCCCCGTTCAACGTCTTTGATGTCTTCGATCCGCGCCAGAACACGCCCAGCGCTGTCTGACAATCCCTCTTCGGTCAGGGTCAACACCAACAATGTCGCCCGGCGCAAATGTTCGGCCCCAAACAGAACCACAGCCCCAAATGCAATCAGGAACACCTGCCAGATCAAAGCGGGGGGATTGGTAAAGGCCAGATAAATCAACAACGCCCCGAGCGCGTATAAAACCATCAACGCAAACAACCGGCGCCCGGCCGAGGCATTTAAGGTTGCGTAAACACCGTTTTCATCTGGTCCCATCATCATTGGTCATCCCCACCGATTTGCGCACGAGATCCAGATAGATCTCTTCGATCCGTTCGATCGAAAGGCGCCCCCCGGCCCGATACCAGTTGGTCATGCCCGTGAGAAGGGCAATCAGCGCCAAAGTCGCGACCTTGGTGTCCTCGATGGCAAAAACACCCTCATTTACGCCCTGAACAAGGATCGCTTCTAAGGCATCCTCATATTGTTTACGCATCTGTTCGATCATGACAAAGTTGTCCGGCGTCAGATTGCGCAGCTCCATATAGGACAAAAACACCTCATCCGTGCGCGGAATGTGGAACTGAATGTGGAACCGTGTGAACGCTTCGAGCTGCTGTTCGGCGTCACCTTGGATGTCTGCGCCAGCAAGGGCGGCCAACAACGATTCCATATGGGCGTTCAACAAATCAAACAATAAGGCCTGTTTGTCTTTGGTATAATTATAAAGCGCCCCAGCCTGCACGCCCACTTCTTTGGCAATCTGGCGCATTGAGACCGCCGCATAGCCATGTTGCGCAATCAGCCGCAAGGCGGCATCGCGCACCCGGGGGCCAGTGATATCGGAATGTGATCCAGTTTTTCGTGCCATAGCCCTTGATAACTGAACAATCATTCAATTGAAAACCCCTCGCATCACCGGACGGGCACAGGTAAGGTCGCGCCGAACCATCGGGCGACCTGACAGGTAGAAGTTATGCGGTATGCGTTGATTGTATTTTTATTGGCCAGTTGCACGCAATTTCCGCAACTTGACGCCACTTTGCCGGCTGAAAATGCAATCGCGCCGCGTGTTGTTCCGTTGGGTCCGATTCTGGCACAGGCCGATCGGTTGGGCGGACAAACCACCGATTTCGACGCGATCAATGCGGATCTGCAAACCCGGCTGTCGCAATTGCGCAGCCGCGCTGCCAATCTGCAAGGTCCCGTGATCCCGACGGCCACGCGCAACAGAATGCGACGTGGGATTGACACCTCTGCGTTGCAGTAAGCCGCCTTTCCCGCTATCCCCCCTGTCGAACCCGAAACTGATCGAAAGACGCACGCCATGACCACTCCTCTTCGCCTCGGAATTGCAGGTCTCGGCACGGTGGGTGTCGGGGTGATTAAAATCCTGCACCAAAAAGCCAATTTACTGGCGGAACGCACCGGCCGGCCCATTGAAATCGTCGCCGTTTCTGCACGGTCCAAAGGCAAAGATCGCGGCGTATCCCTGGATGGATATGCATGGGAAGACGATCCAGTTGCATTGGCCAAACGCGACGACATTGATGTATTTGTCGAATTGATGGGCGGCGATAGCGGCCCCGCCAAGGACGCAACCGAAGCCGCGCTGGCCAGTGGCAAAGATGTCGTCACCGCCAACAAAGCGCTGCTGGCCCATCACGGCCAAAATCTGGCCGAAATTGCCGAAGCGTCAAACCATGTCATCCGGTTCGAAGCCGCGGTTGCGGGCGGTATCCCAGTGATCAAAGCCCTGACCGAAGGCTTGGCTGGCAATGACATCACCCGCGTCATGGGCGTGATGAACGGCACCTGCAACTACATCCTGACCCGGATGGAAAACGCTGGCCTGACCTACGAAGAGGCGTTTGCCGAAGCAGATGGGCTTGGATATTTGGAAGCGGATCCCAATCTGGATGTGGGCGGGATTGATGCGGGCCACAAACTGGCGCTGCTGGCGGCAATTGCCTATGGCACACAGCCCGATTTCGACGCCGTCGAACTAGAAGGCATCGGATCGATCACAATCGAAGATATCCGCCAAGCCGCCGATATGGGCTATAAAATCAAGCTGTTAGGCGTCGCGCAAATGACCGGCCGGGGGTTGGAACAACGCATGTCGCCGTGCCTTGTGCCTGCCACGTCCCCGCTGGGTCAGCTCGAAGGGGGCACCAATATGGTGGTGCTGGAAGGCGATCATGTGGGGCAGATTGTGCTGCGTGGCGCAGGTGCCGGCGAAGGCCCAACCGCCAGCGCGGTTTTGGGCGACATCATGGATATTGCCCGTGGCATCCGCATTTCGACCTTTGGCCAACCGGCCGCTGGCCTGACCAAGGCGCGCGCCGCACGGGCCGCCATTGCCGCACCTTATTATCTGCGCATGGAATTGCATGATAAACCCGGCGCTTTGGCCAAAATCGCCACCCAATTGGGTGAGGCTGGTATTTCCATCGACCGGATGCGCCAATATGGCCACAATGCCGGCGCGGCACCTGTTTTGATCGTAACCCACAAAACCACTCGCAATGCCGTCGAAGACGCGCTGAAAGGGTTTGATCGCACCGGCGTTGTGGCGACCAAGCCCGTTGTGATCCGGATCGAGACCGTAGAATAACGTTTAAAAGCCGTGTATTAGTTGAGTAATGAGTGATGAATTGGTTTGCCTCGGTTGACATCTATTGTGAACGTCTAAGCCCGGCCTATTGGGCAGAGCCGGTAAACGCCCTGTCCAACATTGCCTTTGTTTTGGCGGCAATCTGGGCGGGGTTCAGCGCCAAATCCCGTGGCATCACGTCGCCTGCAATCTGGGTTCTGATCCCTTGGGCGGCGTTGATCGGCGTTGGATCCTACCTGTTTCACACCCATGCAAACCGCTGGAGCGAGATGGCCGATGTCATTCCGATCTGGGGATTTGTCGCCGCGTATGTCCTGATCAGCGTCAACCGTTTGGGGGGTGTCCAACCCGGCAAACTGGCCAAGATCGTCGCGATCGGGGCAATTTGTGGCTTTATCACGTCGGTGTTTTTTGCCATCGGCGAAGGCGACACCACGACGCTTGCGCATGATTACACGCATTCTGTTGATCCGCTGAATGGATCTGGCCAATACGCGCCCGCCTTGATTGCGCTGTTGGTTTTGTCCTTTGTGATGTGGCGACGTAAGCATCCGCAACGGGGTTGGGCCTTGGGGGCGGTGGCCGTGTTTTTCACATCCCTGTTGGCGCGCACCGTCGATATGTCCCTATGCGAAGCGATTCCCGGCGGGACCCATTTTATGTGGCACATTCTGAACGGATTGATGGTTGGGCTGCTTTTGCAATTGCTGATCCGCGCCACCCCAGCAAAACAACGTATTTAACCGCGTATTTACGCACCCAAACCTTGTAAATTGCCCTCTGCCTGCGCTACATGGCGGCAACCTAATGACCCAAAGGACCTTTGAAATGCACAAGCCACCCGAATTTCACGACCGTATGTTGTCTTTGGGCTTGGCCCGCGTATCAGAGGCAGCGGCGATTGCGTCTGCCAAACTGATCGGTCGTGGCGACGAAAAAGCCGCGGATCAGGCGGCTGTTGATGCGATGCGCACCCAGCTGAACCAGCTGGAAATTCAGGGTGTTGTTGTGATCGGCGAAGGCGAACGCGACGAAGCGCCAATGCTGTATATCGGCGAAGAAGTGGGCAGCGGCGAAGGCCCAGCGGTAGACATCGCGCTGGACCCGCTGGAAGGCACAACATTGACCGCCAAAGACATGCCAAATGCCTTGGCTGTGATTGCCATGGGCCCGCGCGGTTCCATGCTGCACGCGCCAGACACCTATATGCGTAAACTGGCCATTGGGCCGGGCTATGAGGACGGCGTTGTGACGCTGGCCATGTCCCCAACCGA carries:
- a CDS encoding sarcosine oxidase subunit delta, whose product is MRLTCPYCGERDLREFTYQGAELALDRPAADAGPDMWDDYLHNRDNPAGSHKDLWYHGPCGTWIVVHRNTVTHAINATQTATDARS
- a CDS encoding sarcosine oxidase subunit alpha family protein; the protein is MRIPGKGIYSDQSDIRFQFDGRQLTGRTGDTLASALMANDVHLLGRSFKYHRPRGVLTAGSEEPNALMTIGRGAQADPNTRATTQELYEGLEATSQNRWPSLGFDLMSITNLAASFLGAGFYYKTFMWPKSFWEKLYEPVIRRAAGLGALSGLANTDRYEKAYAFCDVLVIGAGPSGLMAAWSAARSGADVILADEDFQMGGRLLSETQEVDGKPSAIWAQDMIIQLSHMDNVRLMPRTTITGVYDQGTFGALEKVGHHHPRQADKSLECFWRIAAKRTVLAAGALERPIAFANNDRPGIMTAGAMRSYLNRWGVVPGQRIAVFGNNDDAHQTAHDLSDAGIDVVALIDPRPDIAASDAFPVLAGGQISSAQGRHKINGIRVCQGAKVTDLQVDGLAVSGGWNPSVHLTCHLNNRPVWNPDLAAFVPRPDTVPGLITCGAANGIMSTAACLKDGVSAAEAICNDLNFKVKNVTIPDAQDDPYRISPLWETVGKGRKWLDFQNDVTTKDVRQAAQENMRSVEHMKRYTTQGMATDQGKNSNVVALAILADATGRGIPETGTTTFRPPYTPVSIGAMGAGAQGQGFAPHRLLTSHAMSKKLGAPQIEAGLWHRASYYPIHGETHWRQSCDREVKMVREHVGICDVSTLGKIDVQGPDAAAFLDFAYANTFSTLKPGRVRYGIMLREDGHVMDDGTTACLAPDHYVMTTTTAAAGQVMMHLDFLRQSHCKHMDVHTISVTEQWAQFAVAGPKSRDLLNKILDTPLGRDQFPFMSCGDVSIAGTSARLFRISFSGEHAYEIAVPTQYGAALFSTLLHHTQSLGGGPYGMEALNVLRIEKGFLTHAEIHGRITMDDIGMDRMVSRKKDCVGFSASRRPGLLGASREQMVGIRTIASDQMLHAGAHLFESDVRARRENDLGYLTSVGYSPTLSSYLGLGFLRNGRARIGDHLRMVDHLHGADVTVEICDPVFFDLSGDRLHD
- a CDS encoding sarcosine oxidase subunit gamma: MIELKPISALSDWSAKTIGQVSLSEVVPKRITSLAPFRGQDTVISEWLMEKIGVPFPTPNTAPNHGRVRAMWLGPGQALIFEAKLPPTPLAAMTDQTGAWAVIRLQGAQVEQVLARLIPVDLRQSAMPINTTARTLIGHMTGSVTRVDVDTFDVMVMRSMATTLCKELEHAATGIAGRG
- a CDS encoding sarcosine oxidase subunit beta family protein, which codes for MRFSGLKLLKEGLTGNKGWRPLWRDPTPKSEYDIIVIGGGGHGLATAYYLAKEHNLSNIAVLEKGYLGGGNVGRNTTIVRANYGLPGNSEFYSHSLKLWEGMEQELNFNMMMSQRGVLNIFHSDGQRDAFVRRGNAMVNQGDDAILLDREAVRKRVPGLDFDNARFPIMGGLLHPRGGTARHDAVAWGYARGADRRGVDLIQNCEVTGIDVENGTVRGVQTSHGQIKAKKVAIVVAGRSSQVAAMAGMRLPIESHILQAFVTEGLKPILDQVVTFAEGHLYISQSDKGGLVFGSFLDFYASYAARGNLPMAEHTMESCMSVLPGIAKARVLRSWGGIMDMSPDGSPIIDKTEIGGLYLNCGWCYGGFKAVPGSGFSFAHLIAKDEHHAPAAKFRLDRFRTGQNLMDEEATGAQHNLH